AATTACAGCTCCAGCATTTGACCTGTCACAATATGGATTCATATTCTTTGGAATCGGTTTCATATTGATGATACCAACACTCATTTTGGTCTCATACAGATACCTTAAGTTTACTGCAATAGATGATAAAAATAAACCGTTCATTTGCATTTACACTGCACTAATCTCAATCCTTATTGTCGGATACGTGAATGCATTGAATATTGATGGAAACTTCTTAACTGTTATCTACATAGGAGCATGCATTTTTTATATTTTTGCAATTTATCAGGCAATCAAACTGATCATATTAGAGAAATTGAGATTCATGCCAAGCTTTTCAGCATTCACATTTCCATTTGTAATAAGCGCAATAGCTACTGGTGAAGCGTATAAGTTCTTTGGATTAAGCATTTTAAACTATCTATTCTACATTCAAGCCATCATAGCATTGGTCTTGGTAATATTCGTATTATATAACTATTTGAAATTCCTGATTGAAACTGATTGAAAGAGGTGTTAGGATGAACGCAATCTTTAAAAGAAAAAGCATTAGAAAATTTTTAGACAAGGAAATTGAGGATGAGAAGATAGAAAGACTCTTGAAAGCAGGAATGCAGGCACCTTCTGCCATCAATTCACAGCCATGGGAGTTTTTGGTAGTCAAGGATAAGGATGGAATCAAAAAGATAGAAGATATGAGCATGTATTCAAAGCCTGCCAGAACATCAACCTGTTGCATAATAACCCTATTCAATGAAGATTACTTGAGCAGATTTGAGAATTACAAATGGGTACAGCAGGATATGGGAGCCTGTACTCAGAACATACTGCTTCAGGCTGTAGAGGAAGGTCTCGGTGCGGTATGGCTTGGCACATACCCTGATGAGGAAAGAGTAAATTACCTGAAGGAACATTTCAACATTCCTGAAAATGTCTACCCATACTCTGTAATTGTCCTAGGATATCCTACAGAGGATTATACAGGTACAGATAGATTTGATGAAAATAGGATTCACTATGAATCTTATTAATTTCTTATAAAAATAGTAGAAAAATGTAATAAATGTAATAAATAGTAAAAAATAGTAAAAAATAGTAATTAAAAACTATAAAATTAATTTAATTCAAATACTTTAATATCCTCATAGATTGGTCCTTGAGGAGTTAAAGTACTTTTTTTCAAGCATATCTTAGAAACGGTCATTTGCCCGATTTCAACATCTTCCAATCTTTCGATTGCGTTTCTGATTTCCTTTTTTCCTTTAGGGCTTTTGACTCTTCCGATTGTCAAATGGGAAATGAAATTTTTTTCCTTCTTGAATCCCAATTTCTTAAATTCCTTATCAAGATCCTTTTGCAGGTCCTTTATTGGAGAGCCTTCATCCAATCCTAACCAAAGAA
This DNA window, taken from Methanobrevibacter sp., encodes the following:
- a CDS encoding nitroreductase family protein, with amino-acid sequence MNAIFKRKSIRKFLDKEIEDEKIERLLKAGMQAPSAINSQPWEFLVVKDKDGIKKIEDMSMYSKPARTSTCCIITLFNEDYLSRFENYKWVQQDMGACTQNILLQAVEEGLGAVWLGTYPDEERVNYLKEHFNIPENVYPYSVIVLGYPTEDYTGTDRFDENRIHYESY
- the thpR gene encoding RNA 2',3'-cyclic phosphodiesterase; the protein is MKANQSETIRSFLAIELDQELVPKILDVQKEFKKTNSNIKYVPSQNMHFTLKFFGNIDLDMVEDISAAVLNVIRNYSSFDLNIKKCGCFPNKNVIKVLWLGLDEGSPIKDLQKDLDKEFKKLGFKKEKNFISHLTIGRVKSPKGKKEIRNAIERLEDVEIGQMTVSKICLKKSTLTPQGPIYEDIKVFELN